Proteins from a single region of Synechococcus sp. WH 8109:
- a CDS encoding chorismate lyase — protein MLSAEGPRQLPGPWRLMLLGDGSPTRHLRLLTGSPVAVDLIAMEADQTDHPGAPEEVKELMAPLLRRQVWLTCGGTPLAWAESWWNQGEADWHLRDRNQPIWKSLTEGRSELFREVDGLALVEGDWLDQTFGHRGPYWSRHYRFFRQGKALTVIREVFSPQLETWLGPTLRQEFQQNS, from the coding sequence GTGCTCTCAGCGGAAGGGCCGCGTCAACTGCCCGGCCCCTGGCGGCTGATGCTGCTGGGCGATGGCAGCCCGACCCGCCACCTGCGCCTGCTCACCGGTTCGCCCGTTGCCGTGGATCTGATCGCCATGGAGGCCGACCAGACCGACCACCCCGGGGCACCGGAAGAGGTGAAGGAATTGATGGCACCCCTGCTGCGCCGCCAGGTGTGGCTCACCTGCGGCGGCACCCCGCTGGCCTGGGCCGAGAGCTGGTGGAACCAGGGCGAAGCGGATTGGCACCTGCGGGACCGCAACCAGCCGATCTGGAAAAGCCTCACCGAAGGGCGTTCCGAGCTGTTCCGTGAGGTGGATGGCTTAGCGCTGGTGGAGGGGGACTGGCTCGACCAGACCTTTGGCCATCGCGGCCCCTACTGGAGCCGCCATTACCGCTTCTTCCGCCAGGGCAAGGCCCTCACCGTGATTCGCGAAGTGTTCAGCCCGCAACTCGAAACCTGGCTCGGGCCCACGCTGCGCCAGGAGTTTCAACAAAATTCATGA